Sequence from the Rhea pennata isolate bPtePen1 chromosome 16, bPtePen1.pri, whole genome shotgun sequence genome:
CCCCACTGCATCCCGCTTtgctcccagccccacggcagccccgACCCCGCAGCACCCATCCTGGGCCGGGGGGGACCAGGACCCACTCCCGTGGGCTGCCCCAGGTCCAGGGAGGGCCAGGGTGGGGGGCAAgcgcagcccccagccccagccccgacGCCCCGCGTCTCCTCCGCCCTGCCCAGGCCTGGGGGTGGACCTGGTGCCCGCCGGAGCCCACCCcgaggcggcggggggcggcgggccggagccggcccccgccggggcggccgagACGAGGCCGGGGGGGCCGTggccggagccggggcggcTGGGCGGCCCCATGGAGCGGCGGCACACCATCTGCAGCCTGGActggcgggcggcgcggggcgggcaggAGGGCCGGCAGGGCGGCAGCCTGGAGCGCAAGGCGGCCGGCGGCAGCTGGGAGAAGCGGCAGGGCGGCCGGGCCTTCGGCAGCTGGGagcggcggcagccccgcggcggcggcggcggcggcgagcggcggcagGCGGCCGGCGGCAGCTGGGAGCGCGGCAAGGTCTACGGCAGCTGGGAGCGGCGGCACGCCGGCAGCAACCCGCTGGACCCCCAGGAGCCCTGCCCCGGCGCCTACTCCAACCTCGTCATCCTGGCCGTGGCCAACAGGGTGGGTTggggggctggcggcggcggggcggccgccggcccccgcccaGCGCCCCGCTCCCTCCCGCCGCAGGATGCCGCCGAGGAGTCCTGCGCGCTCATCTGCCAGGTCTTCCAGATCATCTACGGCGACCAGAGCATCGAGTGCGTGGACCGCGCCGGGTACCACTACACCTGCACGCCCGAGCGGCCCTGGCTCCGCAGCAGGAGTGAGCGCCGGGGcacggggctggcggcggggggctcgcgccggggccggggccggggccgggggccgggggcacGGCTGCCCGGGTGCAGCGCCGGGGGGGCTGCCGTCCCCCATCGCAGAGCTCGCCTCTCCCTCCCCAGGCGAGAGCTGCCGCACGGACGGGACGTACGGCTACGACGCCgacttcagctgctgcagctccttgtAAGGCTGCTTCCACCGGGAGCCCTGCCCCGTGGGGAGCTCCTGCCCCGTGGGGAGCCCTGCCCCGTGGGGAGCCCTGCCCCGTGGGGTGCGCCTGCCCCGTGGGGAGCCCTGCCCCGTGGGGTGCCCCTGCCCCGTGGGGTGCGCCTGCCCCGTGGGGAGCCCTGCCCCGTGGGGAGCCCCTGCCCCGTGGGGAGCCCCTGCCCCGTGGGGAGCCCTGCCCCGTGGggagcccctgccccatgggGAGCCCTGCCCCGTGGGGAGCCCTGCCCCGTGGAGAGCCCCTGCCCCGTGGGGAGCCCTGCCCTGTGGggagcccctgccccatgggGAGCTCCTGCCCCGTGGGGAGCCCTGCCCCGTGGggagccctgccccatgggGAGCTCCTGCCCCGTGGGGAGCTCCTGCCCCGTGGAGAGCCCCTGCCCCGTGGGGAGCCCTGCCCTGTGGggagcccctgccccatgggGTGCGCCTGCCCCGTGGGGAGCCCTGCCCCGTGGGGTGCGCCTGCCCCGTGGGGTGCCCCTGCCCCGTGGGGTGCGCCTGCCCCGTGGGGAGCCCTGCCCCGTGGggagcccctgccccatgggcagcccctgccccgtGGGGAGCCCTGCCCCGTGGGGTGCCCCTGCCCTGAGTGGGCGGTCACGGTCCAGGGTGGGTGTCCCTGCCTGGGCTGGGTGTCCTGTACCCTGGTGGGGGTCCAGGCCTGGTGGGGGTCCATGCCCCCGATGGGTCTCCACGCCCAGGGCGGGTGCTCGCCAGGCTGCAGAGACGCCCCAGCGCTGCGGATGGAGGGTGCCCCCGCGGGGGGGAGGGCAGCCGGGCTGGGCCGCGCgagcggggggccggggcccgcTGACCCCTTCATCCCGCCGCAGCAACGGCTCCCACGAGACCTTCGAAGCCTACTACAGCGGCGGCTCCTCGCCCTCCTTCCACCAGTCCCACCACAGCCTGGCCACAGCCTGCAGCGGCAGCGACCagagcggcgcggggctggagcagctgcaggacTACATGGTGACGGTGAGGGGCCGGGCCAGgtgagccgagccgagccgagccgagccgagccgggccgctgctgcagccctgACCCGTCCCCGCAGCTGCGCAACAAGCTCTCGCCCCCGGAGATCCAGCAGTTCGCGCTGCTGCTCCGCGAGTACCGCCTGGGGCTGCCGGTCCGGGAGTACTGCTCCGACCTCCTGCGGCTCTACGGGGACAAGAGGAAATTCCTCCTCCTGGGTGAGCAGCCCACGTGCCCGCCGGCTGCAGCGGAGCAGCCCGGGGCGACGTGCCGGCGCCGGCCGTGCCGAGCCTCTCGGCGTCTGTCGCAGGAATGAGGCCCTTCATCCCCGACCAAGACATCGGGTACTTCGAGACCTTCCTGGAGAGCATCGGCATCCGCGAGGGCGGCATCCTCACCGACAGCTTCGGCCGCATCAAGCGCAGCATGAGCAACACGTCGGCCTCGGCCGTGCGCAGCTACGACAGCTGGTCCCTGCGCTCCGAGTCCGAGTCCTTCAACCGCATGATCACGGACATCACCCACGACATCGAGGCCCTGGCGCGGGACGAGGACGAGGacgaggacgaggaggaggaggaggaggacaacTACCTGTGAGGGGCTGGGGAAGGTCGGCGTCCCGCCTGCCGCAGCTCCCAGCCCGGTTTGCAGGGTGCTGGGCTCAGCCCCGGGGGGCCCCGGGGTGCGGGGGGAGCTGATCtcgcccccctccccaccccgtTGCTGCAGGAGGGCAGGTGCCTGCCTGCACCGGCGGCTCGTTAGCGTTAACGGGATCCCAGGGCGGCCCTGAGGTTGGGGGGCCCCCGGCTGGCAGTGGCACATGCTGTAATTAGTGCAATTGCAATTAAACCacagggcagggagcagagcgGGTCTTTCTGGAGGGTGTCGGGGGGGGCACGGCCAGGCCTGGGGCAGGCGGGGGCCGGCTGGGTCCCGGCTGGGGACGGCGCGGGCTGGTGcgtccccccggccccggcgggacACGCGGTTGCTCCcggccgctcccggccccgcagGGCTCCGAGTCCACTCCAGCAGCGTGGGGCTGgaccctggggtgctggggacTGGGATGGGGATCAGGAGGCGGGTGGGGCGATGGGGGACGCGTGGCATTGGAGGGGGCGAGGGGCCCCAGCACCATCGGGGGCGGGTAGGAGGCACCGGCGTGCATGGAGCCTGGGAAGCGGCTCTGCAGGACCAGCACCCGGAGCAGGATGTGCTCCAGCACCGGGAGAGGCCGGGCGGGGAGGCGCGGGGGAGCCCGAGCCGGgcgaggagggagcagaggccGGGCGCTGCTCCTGCCCGAGGCGCGCACACGTGCGCACACGCACGGACACGCGTGCGCCCGGGGCCGGCacgcgccgccggcagcccccggcccctgGCAGCGACCTTGCGGCTGCTGCACCGGCCTCCGGCGCAACGGGCGTTGCGCAAAAGGAAGTTCGCGCCCTGAGGCAggatttcccccccctccccgggcgcggggcgggagccgcttcggccggcggcgcccggggacgcggcgcggcggctgcggaGGCCCCGGGAGGCCGCGGCGCTcggccccggggcggcagcGAAGCCGCCGGTCCCGGATGCGCAGGGCGGCCCTGGGGCCGCTGCACGGCTGCCGAATGCCGGGGCTGCCTGCGGCTGTCTGGTGCTGTGAAAGAAATTGAGCCTGCAAATCCTTGCTCTCGGGTTGCAAGAGTTGGGTGAGGTTGGGGCGATCCCACGGCCCCGTGCCCGGCCAGGGCGATCCCACGGCCCCGTGCCCGGCCACGGCGATCCCACGGCCCCGTGCCCGGCCGGGGCGATCCCACGGCCCCGTGCCCAGCCGGGGCGATCCCACGGCCCCACGCCCGGCCGGGGCGATCCCACAGCCCCGTGCCCAGCCAGGGCAATCCCACGGCCCCGTGCCCGGCCGGGGCGATCCCACGGCCCCGTGCCCGGCCACGGCGATCCCACGGCCCCGTGCCCGGCCGGGGCGATCCCACGGCCCCGTGCCCCGCCAGGGCGATCCCACGGCCCCGTGCCCGGCCAGGGTGATCCCACGGTCCCATGCCCAGCCGGGGTGATCCCGCAGCACCATGCCCGGCCGGAGCGATCCCTTGGCCCCGTGCCCAGCTGGGGCTATCCTATGGCACCATGTCTGGCTGGGGTGATCCCATGGCACCATGCTCAGCCGGGGCGATCCCACGG
This genomic interval carries:
- the CCM2L gene encoding cerebral cavernous malformations 2 protein-like isoform X1 — encoded protein: MEHDGKKGKKGFVSPIKRLVFPKTARRPAPRSSACRRPLHSVPLYPPDYLIDPQILLHDYVEKEVKFLGHLTWVTASLNPSSRDEVLQLLDTARQLKELPLQTTPAQDSILSLSARCLLLTWRDDEELILRIPTHEIAAASYLRDDALHLLILKTGAGAPRGGGAGPAVPAAGRGAARTDAARVPAAPGPAASIPGAPKPAAPIPTASIPGAPKPAAPKPADPIPTAPIPIASIPTASIPAAPIPIASIPTDPIPTDPIPTDPIPTASIAAAPKPAAPIPTDSIPTAPVPIASIPTDPIPTAPIPTDPIPAASIAAAPKPAAPIPTDSIPTAPVPIASIPTTSISTAPIPAAPVPTAPIPAAPIPTAPIPAAPNVTDSNLTAASVPAKTTGPSPTIPSPTAPNTTAPSPTAPSPIIPSPSAAPTIPSPSAQTPLHPALLPAPRQPRPRSTHPGPGGTRTHSRGLPQVQGGPGWGASAAPSPSPDAPRLLRPAQAWGWTWCPPEPTPRRRGAAGRSRPPPGRPRRGRGGRGRSRGGWAAPWSGGTPSAAWTGGRRGAGRRAGRAAAWSARRPAAAGRSGRAAGPSAAGSGGSPAAAAAAASGGRRPAAAGSAARSTAAGSGGTPAATRWTPRSPAPAPTPTSSSWPWPTGMPPRSPARSSARSSRSSTATRASSESCRTDGTYGYDADFSCCSSFNGSHETFEAYYSGGSSPSFHQSHHSLATACSGSDQSGAGLEQLQDYMVTLRNKLSPPEIQQFALLLREYRLGLPVREYCSDLLRLYGDKRKFLLLGMRPFIPDQDIGYFETFLESIGIREGGILTDSFGRIKRSMSNTSASAVRSYDSWSLRSESESFNRMITDITHDIEALARDEDEDEDEEEEEEDNYL
- the CCM2L gene encoding cerebral cavernous malformations 2 protein-like isoform X4 → MEHDGKKGKKGFVSPIKRLVFPKTARRPAPRSSACRRPLHSVPLYPPDYLIDPQILLHDYVEKEVKFLGHLTWVTASLNPSSRDEVLQLLDTARQLKELPLQTTPAQDSILSLSARCLLLTWRDDEELILRIPTHEIAAASYLRDDALHLLILKTGAGAPRGGGAGPAVPAAGRGAARTDAARVPAAPGPAASIPGAPKPAAPIPTASIPGAPKPAAPKPADPIPTAPIPIASIPTASIPAAPIPIASIPTDPIPTDPIPTDPIPTASIAAAPKPAAPIPTDSIPTAPVPIASIPTDPIPTAPIPTDPIPAASIAAAPKPAAPIPTDSIPTAPVPIASIPTTSISTAPIPAAPVPTAPIPAAPIPTAPIPAAPNVTDSNLTAASVPAKTTGPSPTIPSPTAPNTTAPSPTAPSPIIPSPSAAPTIPSPSAQTPLHPALLPAPRQPRPRSTHPGPGGTRTHSRGLPQVQGGPGWGASAAPSPSPDAPRLLRPAQAWGWTWCPPEPTPRRRGAAGRSRPPPGRPRRGRGGRGRSRGGWAAPWSGGTPSAAWTGGRRGAGRRAGRAAAWSARRPAAAGRSGRAAGPSAAGSGGSPAAAAAAASGGRRPAAAGSAARSTAAGSGGTPAATRWTPRSPAPAPTPTSSSWPWPTGSSTATRASSESCRTDGTYGYDADFSCCSSFNGSHETFEAYYSGGSSPSFHQSHHSLATACSGSDQSGAGLEQLQDYMVTLRNKLSPPEIQQFALLLREYRLGLPVREYCSDLLRLYGDKRKFLLLGMRPFIPDQDIGYFETFLESIGIREGGILTDSFGRIKRSMSNTSASAVRSYDSWSLRSESESFNRMITDITHDIEALARDEDEDEDEEEEEEDNYL
- the CCM2L gene encoding cerebral cavernous malformations 2 protein-like isoform X2, giving the protein MEHDGKKGKKGFVSPIKRLVFPKTARRPAPRSSACRRPLHSVPLYPPDYLIDPQILLHDYVEKEVKFLGHLTWVTASLNPSSRDEVLQLLDTARLKELPLQTTPAQDSILSLSARCLLLTWRDDEELILRIPTHEIAAASYLRDDALHLLILKTGAGAPRGGGAGPAVPAAGRGAARTDAARVPAAPGPAASIPGAPKPAAPIPTASIPGAPKPAAPKPADPIPTAPIPIASIPTASIPAAPIPIASIPTDPIPTDPIPTDPIPTASIAAAPKPAAPIPTDSIPTAPVPIASIPTDPIPTAPIPTDPIPAASIAAAPKPAAPIPTDSIPTAPVPIASIPTTSISTAPIPAAPVPTAPIPAAPIPTAPIPAAPNVTDSNLTAASVPAKTTGPSPTIPSPTAPNTTAPSPTAPSPIIPSPSAAPTIPSPSAQTPLHPALLPAPRQPRPRSTHPGPGGTRTHSRGLPQVQGGPGWGASAAPSPSPDAPRLLRPAQAWGWTWCPPEPTPRRRGAAGRSRPPPGRPRRGRGGRGRSRGGWAAPWSGGTPSAAWTGGRRGAGRRAGRAAAWSARRPAAAGRSGRAAGPSAAGSGGSPAAAAAAASGGRRPAAAGSAARSTAAGSGGTPAATRWTPRSPAPAPTPTSSSWPWPTGMPPRSPARSSARSSRSSTATRASSESCRTDGTYGYDADFSCCSSFNGSHETFEAYYSGGSSPSFHQSHHSLATACSGSDQSGAGLEQLQDYMVTLRNKLSPPEIQQFALLLREYRLGLPVREYCSDLLRLYGDKRKFLLLGMRPFIPDQDIGYFETFLESIGIREGGILTDSFGRIKRSMSNTSASAVRSYDSWSLRSESESFNRMITDITHDIEALARDEDEDEDEEEEEEDNYL
- the CCM2L gene encoding cerebral cavernous malformations 2 protein-like isoform X3, which produces MEHDGKKGKKGFVSPIKRLVFPKTARRPAPRSSACRRPLHSVPLYPPDYLIDPQILLHDYVEKEVKFLGHLTWVTASLNPSSRDEVLQLLDTARTTPAQDSILSLSARCLLLTWRDDEELILRIPTHEIAAASYLRDDALHLLILKTGAGAPRGGGAGPAVPAAGRGAARTDAARVPAAPGPAASIPGAPKPAAPIPTASIPGAPKPAAPKPADPIPTAPIPIASIPTASIPAAPIPIASIPTDPIPTDPIPTDPIPTASIAAAPKPAAPIPTDSIPTAPVPIASIPTDPIPTAPIPTDPIPAASIAAAPKPAAPIPTDSIPTAPVPIASIPTTSISTAPIPAAPVPTAPIPAAPIPTAPIPAAPNVTDSNLTAASVPAKTTGPSPTIPSPTAPNTTAPSPTAPSPIIPSPSAAPTIPSPSAQTPLHPALLPAPRQPRPRSTHPGPGGTRTHSRGLPQVQGGPGWGASAAPSPSPDAPRLLRPAQAWGWTWCPPEPTPRRRGAAGRSRPPPGRPRRGRGGRGRSRGGWAAPWSGGTPSAAWTGGRRGAGRRAGRAAAWSARRPAAAGRSGRAAGPSAAGSGGSPAAAAAAASGGRRPAAAGSAARSTAAGSGGTPAATRWTPRSPAPAPTPTSSSWPWPTGMPPRSPARSSARSSRSSTATRASSESCRTDGTYGYDADFSCCSSFNGSHETFEAYYSGGSSPSFHQSHHSLATACSGSDQSGAGLEQLQDYMVTLRNKLSPPEIQQFALLLREYRLGLPVREYCSDLLRLYGDKRKFLLLGMRPFIPDQDIGYFETFLESIGIREGGILTDSFGRIKRSMSNTSASAVRSYDSWSLRSESESFNRMITDITHDIEALARDEDEDEDEEEEEEDNYL
- the CCM2L gene encoding cerebral cavernous malformations 2 protein-like isoform X8, which produces MEHDGKKGKKGFVSPIKRLVFPKTARRPAPRSSACRRPLHSVPLYPPDYLIDPQILLHDYVEKEVKFLGHLTWVTASLNPSSRDEVLQLLDTARQLKELPLQTTPAQDSILSLSARCLLLTWRDDEELILRIPTHEIAAASYLRDDALHLLILKTGLGVDLVPAGAHPEAAGGGGPEPAPAGAAETRPGGPWPEPGRLGGPMERRHTICSLDWRAARGGQEGRQGGSLERKAAGGSWEKRQGGRAFGSWERRQPRGGGGGGERRQAAGGSWERGKVYGSWERRHAGSNPLDPQEPCPGAYSNLVILAVANRDAAEESCALICQVFQIIYGDQSIECVDRAGYHYTCTPERPWLRSRSESCRTDGTYGYDADFSCCSSFNGSHETFEAYYSGGSSPSFHQSHHSLATACSGSDQSGAGLEQLQDYMVTLRNKLSPPEIQQFALLLREYRLGLPVREYCSDLLRLYGDKRKFLLLGMRPFIPDQDIGYFETFLESIGIREGGILTDSFGRIKRSMSNTSASAVRSYDSWSLRSESESFNRMITDITHDIEALARDEDEDEDEEEEEEDNYL
- the CCM2L gene encoding cerebral cavernous malformations 2 protein-like isoform X7 gives rise to the protein MEHDGKKGKKGFVSPIKRLVFPKTARRPAPRSSACRRPLHSVPLYPPDYLIDPQILLHDYVEKEVKFLGHLTWVTASLNPSSRDEVLQLLDTARQLKELPLQTTPAQDSILSLSARCLLLTWRDDEELILRIPTHEIAAASYLRDDALHLLILKTGLGVDLVPAGAHPEAAGGGGPEPAPAGAAETRPGGPWPEPGRLGGPMERRHTICSLDWRAARGGQEGRQGGSLERKAAGGSWEKRQGGRAFGSWERRQPRGGGGGGERRQAAGGSWERGKVYGSWERRHAGSNPLDPQEPCPGAYSNLVILAVANRDAAEESCALICQVFQIIYGDQSIERELPHGRDVRLRRRLQLLQLLQRLPRDLRSLLQRRLLALLPPVPPQPGHSLQRQRPERRGAGAAAGLHGDAAQQALAPGDPAVRAAAPRVPPGAAGPGVLLRPPAALRGQEEIPPPGNEALHPRPRHRVLRDLPGEHRHPRGRHPHRQLRPHQAQHEQHVGLGRAQLRQLVPALRVRVLQPHDHGHHPRHRGPGAGRGRGRGRGGGGGGQLPVRGWGRSASRLPQLPARFAGCWAQPRGAPGCGGS
- the CCM2L gene encoding cerebral cavernous malformations 2 protein-like isoform X9 → MEHDGKKGKKGFVSPIKRLVFPKTARRPAPRSSACRRPLHSVPLYPPDYLIDPQILLHDYVEKEVKFLGHLTWVTASLNPSSRDEVLQLLDTARQLKELPLQTTPAQDSILSLSARCLLLTWRDDEELILRIPTHEIAAASYLRDDALHLLILKTGLGVDLVPAGAHPEAAGGGGPEPAPAGAAETRPGGPWPEPGRLGGPMERRHTICSLDWRAARGGQEGRQGGSLERKAAGGSWEKRQGGRAFGSWERRQPRGGGGGGERRQAAGGSWERGKVYGSWERRHAGSNPLDPQEPCPGAYSNLVILAVANRIIYGDQSIERELPHGRDVRLRRRLQLLQLLQRLPRDLRSLLQRRLLALLPPVPPQPGHSLQRQRPERRGAGAAAGLHGDAAQQALAPGDPAVRAAAPRVPPGAAGPGVLLRPPAALRGQEEIPPPGNEALHPRPRHRVLRDLPGEHRHPRGRHPHRQLRPHQAQHEQHVGLGRAQLRQLVPALRVRVLQPHDHGHHPRHRGPGAGRGRGRGRGGGGGGQLPVRGWGRSASRLPQLPARFAGCWAQPRGAPGCGGS
- the CCM2L gene encoding cerebral cavernous malformations 2 protein-like isoform X10; the encoded protein is MEHDGKKGKKGFVSPIKRLVFPKTARRPAPRSSACRRPLHSVPLYPPDYLIDPQILLHDYVEKEVKFLGHLTWVTASLNPSSRDEVLQLLDTARQLKELPLQTTPAQDSILSLSARCLLLTWRDDEELILRIPTHEIAAASYLRDDALHLLILKTGLGVDLVPAGAHPEAAGGGGPEPAPAGAAETRPGGPWPEPGRLGGPMERRHTICSLDWRAARGGQEGRQGGSLERKAAGGSWEKRQGGRAFGSWERRQPRGGGGGGERRQAAGGSWERGKVYGSWERRHAGSNPLDPQEPCPGAYSNLVILAVANRIIYGDQSIECVDRAGYHYTCTPERPWLRSRSESCRTDGTYGYDADFSCCSSFNGSHETFEAYYSGGSSPSFHQSHHSLATACSGSDQSGAGLEQLQDYMVTLRNKLSPPEIQQFALLLREYRLGLPVREYCSDLLRLYGDKRKFLLLGMRPFIPDQDIGYFETFLESIGIREGGILTDSFGRIKRSMSNTSASAVRSYDSWSLRSESESFNRMITDITHDIEALARDEDEDEDEEEEEEDNYL